A genome region from Phocoena sinus isolate mPhoSin1 chromosome 16, mPhoSin1.pri, whole genome shotgun sequence includes the following:
- the ZNF488 gene encoding zinc finger protein 488 has protein sequence MAAGKGALRSPSAEKRWRLSEPEQGWGLKPVLLEKTNCLGSETVPGSGGRDEACAEMALSAAPGELRLGKLRPRKACWEQGQSAFMEVPRLKKRLGGRQAQERVHSGPAGQPGPQKLTLDNPRDPASITCFSVGPSGAHGEQRSAFSKPTRSPAGRPGPASVFQAGGPVDTLGELLGLINTVDVRCWDRLSNSKLLVGDFWNLQMVPPNARLCGTFLGDPMLWLKHATAQMPTPPSCSSTASWALLPPTLASLGLSTQNWCAKCNLSFRLTSDLVFHMRSHHKKEHVGPDLHSKRLREEALTCPVCHEYFRERHHLSRHMTSHS, from the coding sequence ATGGCTGCCGGGAAGGGAGCTCTGCGGAGCCCTTCAGCTGAAAAGAGATGGCGGCTTAGTGAACCCGAGCAGGGCTGGGGCCTCAAGCCAGTGCTGCTGGAGAAAACAAACTGCCTGGGCTCTGAGACTGTCCCGGGCAGCGGTGGCCGGGATGAGGCCTGTGCCGAGATGGCGCTGTCAGCAGCCCCGGGCGAGCTCAGGCTGGGAAAGCTGAGGCCCCGGAAGGCTTGCTGGGAACAGGGGCAGAGCGCTTTCATGGAGGTGCCTCGGCTCAAGAAGAGGCTTGGGGGCAGGCAGGCCCAGGAGAGGGTGCACAGTGGCCCTGCAGGCCAGCCGGGCCCCCAGAAGCTGACCCTGGACAACCCCAGAGACCCAGCTAGCATCACCTGCTTCTCAGTGGGGCCCAGTGGGGCCCACGGGGAGCAGAGAAGTGCCTTCAGCAAGCCAACCAGGAGTCCAGCAGGGAGACCGGGGCCAGCCTCCGTCTTCCAGGCAGGCGGACCCGTAGACACCCTGGGGGAGCTGCTGGGACTCATCAACACAGTAGATGTCCGTTGCTGGGATCGACTTTCCAACTCCAAGCTTCTGGTGGGTGATTTCTGGAACCTGCAAATGGTGCCACCAAATGCTCGTCTCTGTGGCACTTTCCTGGGTGACCCCATGCTGTGGCTCAAGCATGCCACAGCCCAGATGCCCACACCTCCGTCGTGCTCCTCCACCGCCTCTTGGGCCCTGCTGCCCCCCACGCTCGCCTCCCTGGGCCTGTCCACCCAGAACTGGTGCGCCAAGTGCAACCTCTCCTTCCGCCTGACCTCCGACCTGGTCTTCCACATGCGGTCCCACCACAAAAAGGAGCACGTGGGGCCCGACCTGCATTCTAAGAGGCTGAGAGAAGAGGCCCTCACGTGCCCCGTTTGCCACGAGTACTTCCGCGAGCGCCACCATCTCTCCCGGCACATGACTTCTCACAGTTAA